The nucleotide sequence GTGTCAGCCTGGAAGGACACTTAGTGAagaaatgaaagaaatgaaatgtGATGCTGACAGCCTTGCAATGATAGCAGCTAGTACACAACACAAGAACTTATTGCTGATCATAGACCATGGAGATACACTAAACAATTTGGTACGAGATGATGTTGTAGTTCAAGGGGTTCCTGAATTTCCAAAGGTCATAACTCCAAGGAAAGACAAGGGAAAAGAACAAGCCACCTCACCTAAAGTTGCAACTGTGAGAAGTAAGAGGAGGGCAAGGGGATTGTTTTTTGAAGGATCATCTTCGGGATGTGCTGATGATGATGTTGACGAAGAAGACGTAGAACCTGCAGTAGATTCTGAGACCGATGAGGAATTTTTTGACAGTGACTATGATGTAGAGGATGGGGATGATGATTTATTTGAAGATCATGTAGACAAAGAAGTGGATGATCACAGAGAAAGATTTACAACATGTGACTATGAAACAGAGCTAGCAGAGGATGCTCTAGATGACCCTCACATCTTGTTATCCAAAGAAGAGAGGGACAAGTTGAAGTACCATTTCAAAGATTTCAATCCAGAGACAGATCTGAATGCTCCTGTATTTAAGTTAGGAATGGTGTTTGGTAGTGTGTAGGAGCTCAGACATGCTATAACTTCTTATAGCATAAGAAACAGAGTTGCAATAAAAAAGACAAGAAACACAAGCACTACAGTTGAAGCAATATGCAGTAATGCTTGCCCATGGTACATGAAAGCAGTGAAGGACAGCAGGAAAAACTGCTTCATTATAAAGAAGTATTGTGATGAGCACACTTTCCCTAAGTCATGGAACCTTAAAGGTCTAACTGCTCCATTTTTAACCAAAAAATTTAGAGATGAGTTCAGGGACAATGAGAAGATGCCTTTGAAGAAATTTGAGGAGAAGATTCAGCAAGAGTACAATCTCATACCAAGTAGGACCAAATTAGGAAGAGCTAGAAGAGATTCAGTGAAGCAGATTGGAGGTGAAGATGATGACCAGTTCAAGCACTTGTGGGATTATAGAGAGGAGTTGAGGACCACAAATGGTAAGGATTTTTTTTTCTACCAAACATTATATTCTGATTTCACCATGCAAAACTCTATCTGAAAATTGCTGCATTGTTTCATACTTAGGAGAGGAGAGCATATGTGCCCGTAATGGATCATGGACCTCTTCCAGAATCAGCTTTTGTTGCAAATGCTAGAGATAGCATACCCCCTCCCAGGGTTACCACAGCAATGGCAACAGGCAGGGTTAGAAGAAGAGGGGTGACAGAAGACATTCCTGAAGATGTCCCTGAAGCAAGCTACCAGGCAACTGGAAATGCAAGAGGGAGAAAGAGGAGAGCAATTGGAAGAGGCAGGGGAAATGTCACAAGAGTAGGCAGAGCACCTGTGAGAGGAAATGGGAGAGGGATTGGGACAGCTAGTGGGAGAGGGACTTGGAGAGGTCGTGCCAGCGGGACTGGGAGAGGTCACACAGGAGGTAGGACAGGACCAGGAGCTGGGCTGTGGAACATCATGTTTCCACCAGATGAACCTAGATCATATGTGCGAGCCGAGGAGGTCCCAGTGACACAATGCACCACAAGAGGAGTGGCTTGATGATTTCCAGACCTTATAGAGCAAGCTGCATATCAAATTAGTTCATGAATGAACTGGAAAAAAATGCAATCAAGTTCATGTATGAACTTTTGTTCTTTGGATTGTTAGAACTAAATTAGCCCTCTGCTTAAGTTGAAACATGTCAGGAGCTGAACATATCTTTTGGTAGGatgctcaaatgaatatgatgctaTCATCTCTAAATTAGTTCATGTATGACTTCTCTGAAGATGATATGATGCCATCCTTTGCACTATGATTATTGTGAAGATGATATGATGTTATCCTGTGCTCTATGATTTCTGTGAAACTGTTTTCTTTTCTGAAATTTTACTTCATTTCATATAGAAATGCTTCCTGTGGAGTTTTTGATATGATGCTATATTCTGCTCTATGATTTCTATAAAACTGTTGTGCAAATTCTATTTAGAACAATTTTAACAGTATGAGAAATAAAAATGTGGAGTTTTTAATATGATGCTATATTCTGCTTTTATGATTTCCGTGAAACTGTTATGCAGAAACCTTGCTATGAAAATTCTATTTAGAACAATTTTAACAGTATgagaaataaaattaaaaaaatggtGGTTTTGGGACTCGAACCAAGGATCTATAGGTGGTACTGTTTTGTCTATAGCCAATGGGCTACTATGCAAGTTCCGTTCAACTTTGAAAGCTCTCTTCTGTTAAAACAACATATTTTGTTGTTTGTCTGACAGTTATAAGGAAAGGCCACCTGTGTACAGCCAACCCGGGGGCTTATTTGTCAAAAACGTGAAATCTGAGGGGGTTTCTGAGATAACCCATGCTAAACGCATCAGCCCACAGCCTCTGGTCACTGCCAATGGGACCCGCGCCACGCTGTCTTGCTTAGTCAGCGCTTGATTCGTACGAAACTGAGAAAAGCACCGTATGCAAACGATTGAGCCAAGTTTTTTCACCACTTTGACGTATCTCACAACTTGTAACACCAAAATGAACATTCAGGACAAGTTGTGACACCAACAGTGTAATTGACTCATCggcaaactacaacaatgaccatattTACACCAACCATCTTTACACCACGCAGACAACGAGGCTCTTTAATAGTAACGCTTTCAAGAAGGAAACAACATTCAAATGCAGAAGTCGCCGGATCCAAGTACCATGGCCGAAATCTAGgcttttcaccctgaagaatcaaTCCGAGCATATCCGAGAAATGACTCCAACAAGGTAACGACATTAAAACATCGTCATCCCGGTATAACCAGCTCGGGTGAGACCTAGCCTTTCAGCACGGAGCTCACGATCGGCTGCTCGAGTAGCACCATCGAAGTCACTCTAAGTGTTGTCGCCACCATTTTTCCGCGTACAAAGCAAATACGTTAACAAACGTTAACTCATCAAGTGGCCATCAGCCAAGCACATGAAAGCAAATACGTTAACTCATCAAGTGGCTAGCTACGTTCACATAACTAACAGTAGAATAAAAGTCTTCGAATTCTCCATACATTGTTCATCATATCAAACAGGGCATGCACCAGAAGACCATGAAACAGGAATATCAAATCGAAGTAGGGGCAAAACATTTCCAAGCAACTTACCCCATAACTACAGATCTGGCCCATATTCAAAATCTTTATTTGTTTATTGTGAGGGCGCTGGTCACATGTCTTTCAGTGACTATCTGGTAGTTGAGCATTCAGCAAAACAGGGAGTGTAAGGATGATTCGCTTCACGGTAGTATTCTTCTTGGTTGTAGACAACATGTACCTTCCGGCTATCCATAGCGTACGACATGAATCTTCCTTCCATCTCATCTATGAAGAAAATCAAATCACAGTCCGGATGGATACCAATCAATGTATAGGACTCCCCATATCCACGAAGATGCCTTGGCCTTCCTAGCAGTTCTGAAATGCTTGCAGTATGCTTCAGGGTCCAGTGTCCACTAGCATAATCCTTAAGAACCCAAACTGAGAGTAGCCTGCCGTTATCATTAACGTGATCAATCTTCACAGCGTGCAAGCGCCTTTGAGACTGGCCGATGCATCCCTGGCAAAGGAATTTCCTGCCAAGTCTTGCCGTCCATGTCCACGGTGACAACCTTAGGAGCCGAAAGAGAAGAAAACCCGTCGGTGGGCAGATGCAGAGTGCCATCCAGGAAGACAGAATCAGCTGCCTCATAGAAACCAACACTAGTTTCTTGAGGCCACCCACTCTGCTTTGAAGTCCATCTTCTGGTCTGGGACGAGTAGATCTCAACTCCAGTTAGTTGGTCGTCATTGCCGTGATGCCGCAGTAACACAAAGACGGTGAAGCGGGAGGGATCAGCTGGGTCATGGCCCAGACGGAGCAAGTTCCCCGAGTGCAGCCCCTCGGTGCGAGGCAAGACGCTCCACTTCTCGGTGGCCGGATTGCAGACCAGATAATCCACTTGTCGGCGGGACTGGGTGGGCGAAGTGAAGCACGCGCAGAGGAGGAGTCCCCCACAGCAATCCACGAGTATGAAGCCATGGGTatagccgccgccccgcacccgcaGGAAAGGGAGAGACGGATCGACCAGCGGCCGGAAAATTGAGGAAACGTATCTCTCTCTCAAATTGTCGTCGAGGGCGTGGCATAAGCTGTCCTCGCGGAGGTCGTCGAGGGCAGAAGAAGCCGGAGAGGGTCTGCGGCGACCGCCTGAGGAGGCCGGGGTCGGAGCAGAGGGCGCGCCACGACGGCGACACGCACCGGAAGCGGCAGAGGGACCGGTAGGGCACCCGCGCCAGGATCTCCACGAGGAGCTCTTCGGGGAGGCTGCTTGCCGCCCGCCTGGACACCTCTGCCATCCCGTCTCCCAGAGATTTTGGCGACTGCGGCAGCCGCAGCTGGCACGGCGGCGGTGTATGGGTAGGCCGTAGGTGTGGGGAATTTCGGGAGGAGGCAGAGAGTGAAGGTAGGAAAAATAAATCTAGGGCCAATTCTTTTGACGGCTTAAAGAAAATAAGCCGCCTCCTTCCTAGCTTTTTTCATAAGCCGTTCAATGAAGCTTCTAAACTAGTTATGGGATAACTAATTTAGAAGTCTCAATAAATTTAGGGAGCGACTTATTTCTTAAGATGGGGATTAAGTTGCCCAAAAGAATTGCCCTCTGATGCTAGCAAGAAGTGTCTTCTGATGTTCTCTCTCTTTTTTAACAACAGAAATGTCTTCGGGTGTTTTCTCTAAACAAGAATCACTTGTGGTATTTTTTTCTAAGACTTTATTACTATTCAAATCTTAAAAAGAATATTTTGTTGTACATTTTGGAAATTTACATCCAAATTTTTAACATAATCTCTTTATAGAAAAATCGGATGTGGATAAATCAACTTTGATTTTGTTTAACGAGGCAAACAATCCACTAGATCCAACCCATCGCGGAAACCCATGACTATTATTTTACTATATTCATAGTGTCACTGTGTATGTGTAACTCAATAGTTTTTTAAGGTGTCTGATCTTGTATGTAGGCCTTGCATTGAATGAAAGATGTTTCACATAGACCGATGTCACACATATCTCtgagtctatgttactacctttattGTGGGTAGTGTCATATGTGTGTTAACATAGATAtgttcatttattactttgtagactcattttgcatcgggaagtgctatgtgatggtaacatgttagagcaagtacaataggtcTAGTCAGCCGGCTATAAGCAGTACCACGTCACAAAAAATCACTGCTGGAGGAGAGACAGTGAAAGAAAAAGAAGGGAGCGGGCGCTCCAGCTACAGCCCGCTGCATCGTGAGATACAAGAAAAGCAACAATATGCAGCGGTGTGAGCAGGCGTTCCTTTCCCTTCCACCAATCAAGATTGTATACCTGCCTCTCTTTACATGCAGACATTAAATAGTACTAGCTAGCATACAGCCAAACTATTGTATTAGTAGGCTTTTATACAGGCTTTATATAATGTGGCATTGGCATATACCCAGCGGTAGGCTTTgttattaaccatgttcttatgttactctatttgtctctctccttattaactacatgccacctcaccatttttgcttatgtggcatctatgttactacttatgttacttCCTATGACCAGGCTAAGGCCTcttccaatgcaaaggtgcttagatgaggtgctaagttcATTAAATAGCTTACTTGTTGTTGTTAAGCTCATTTTATTTAATGAGTTAGCACCTAAAGTCTTTCATGCATTGGTTAAGTTGTTCCATTTAAGTGGTTGGCCTAGGTTCACgtgcttggcattggttcttcctgAGATCACCAAAGTGTTC is from Triticum aestivum cultivar Chinese Spring chromosome 3A, IWGSC CS RefSeq v2.1, whole genome shotgun sequence and encodes:
- the LOC123060125 gene encoding uncharacterized protein, whose translation is MEPRRRAPGEAAPVYSDFDGLFTVEIHHKGFFYGTGSNRTYMDYQVDWFDSCDSDTWSILWIEDFLKQLGYDRDSGQHEVFWCQPGRTLSEEMKEMKCDADSLAMIAASTQHKNLLLIIDHGDTLNNLVRDDVVVQGVPEFPKVITPRKDKGKEQATSPKVATVRSKRRARGLFFEGSSSGCADDDVDEEDVEPAVDSETDEEFFDSDYDVEDGDDDLFEDHVDKEVDDHRERFTTCDYETELAEDALDDPHILLSKEERDKLKYHFKDFNPETDLNAPVFKLGMVFGSV